In Alnus glutinosa chromosome 7, dhAlnGlut1.1, whole genome shotgun sequence, the sequence TGTTTCATATTTGGGTGTATCTTACATAGATAACCAGATTTTCCTAATCCAAAGCTTGCATTCGTCGACAAATGATGATGCTCACCGGAACAATGAAATATTTGATGGgtgttttatgttgtttgttttttcttcttgttattgttGTTCAGTGGAGCATATTGTAAACTAATAGTAACCCTTCTTTATCTATACGTGCGGCAGCATTGATAAGCTTAACACCTGCATGCTTGCATTTGGTAATATATTTTTGTGGAGCACAAAAGAATGGGTCCATAATGCTGTCTCGTTTAGTAGTATCATGGTATGCTAATAGGAGGCGCATGTGCTTGGGGGCTTTTTGAGCAGCCCTACTAACCATTTTGATTGGTTCTAAATCATTTACAAGCAGTCCATCTCTGGGAAACCACTCTTACGTGCTATGTTGGTCCCTGCCTTCTCCTAGTGAAAATATGGGATTTTGAGAATCTACTTGAAACACCCTGCTTGACACAATTTACATATTTGTAATTGGCGTGTAATTGGTTGACCAGAGTTGGTGGTTCCTGATCAGCCAGTATGTcttttaattgcattttttttttctctgaaagctttgattttttttttttttgtcagggTGGGGCTAATGCTGGACATACTATCTACAATGCAGAGGGAAAGAAGTTTGCCCTTCACCTGGTTCCCTCAGGTATCCTTAATGAGGATACGCTTTGTGTTATCGGTAATGGAGTTGTGGTGCATCTTCCAGGGCTGTTTGAAGAAATTGATGGCCTGGAAACCAATGGGGTTCCCTGCAAGGGAAGGATACTGGTGTCTGATCGTGCTCACTTGTTGTTTGACTTCCATCAAGTAGTGGATGGGCTTAGAGAGGCTGAGCTTGCTAAATCTTTCATTGGCACTACCAAGAGAGGAATTGGACCATGTTACTCCAACAAGGTTATCCGGAATGGCATTAGAGTAAGTGACTTGAGGCACATGGATACTTTTCCTCAAAAGCTTGATGTTTTATTGTCAGATGCAGCTTCAAGATTCCAAGGTTTCAACTATGGTCCTGAAATGCTTAGGGAAGAAGTTGAAAGATACAAGAGATATGCTGAGAGGTTGGAGCCCTTCATTGCTGATACCGTACATGTCATGCATGACGCAATctcagaaaagaagaagattttggtTGAAGGCGGTCAGGCGACCATGCTAGATATTGACTTTGGAACTTATCCTTTTGTAACTTCTTCTAGCCCATCAGCTGGTGGGATCTGCACTGGTCTTGGAATTGCTCCAAGAGTAGTAGGCGATCTAATTGGAGTGGTGAGTGGATAATTTTCtatcgttttctttttctccgtAGTTGGATAataggaatttttatttatttttctttagccCAGAAAAAAAGTTctcaccttttatttttttaaggtttgATACGAATCTGGTGCAAAACATCTTCTATAAAGATAGTATCCATAGtctttattaaatttaatattgcaCTTGAAATAAATTAAGAACGTTTGACATAGCCAGTTGAGGTTCCTAACTTGAACATATCCTGTGCAGGTGAAAGCCTATAATACAAGAGTTGGTTCTGGTCCTTTCCCTACGGAAATATTGGGTCAAGGGGGTGACCTCTTGAGGTTTGCCGGTCAGGAGTTTGGCACTACTACAGGTCGTCCTCGACGTTGTGGTTGGCTTGATATAGTAGCGTTGAAATACTGTTGCCAGATCAATGGCTTTTCATCATTGAATCTCACCAAACTTGATGTGTTGTCGGATCTCCCTGAAATTCAGTTGGGGGTTTCTTATAGACATGTTGATGGTACACTAATTAAATCAGTCCCTGCAGATCTTCGTCTTCTTGAGCAATTGAAGGCAAGTTCCCCACCCCCAACCCCCCt encodes:
- the LOC133873041 gene encoding adenylosuccinate synthetase 2, chloroplastic, which encodes MNLSSLAVNPKPVTGPRRAFLGAQRRPIPPRRPNFVACSSVAASASLSVAESTTSTHGPPSRIASLSQVSGVLGSQWGDEGKGKLVDILAEHFDIVARCQGGANAGHTIYNAEGKKFALHLVPSGILNEDTLCVIGNGVVVHLPGLFEEIDGLETNGVPCKGRILVSDRAHLLFDFHQVVDGLREAELAKSFIGTTKRGIGPCYSNKVIRNGIRVSDLRHMDTFPQKLDVLLSDAASRFQGFNYGPEMLREEVERYKRYAERLEPFIADTVHVMHDAISEKKKILVEGGQATMLDIDFGTYPFVTSSSPSAGGICTGLGIAPRVVGDLIGVVKAYNTRVGSGPFPTEILGQGGDLLRFAGQEFGTTTGRPRRCGWLDIVALKYCCQINGFSSLNLTKLDVLSDLPEIQLGVSYRHVDGTLIKSVPADLRLLEQLKVEYEVLPGWKSDISSVRNYADLPLAARTYVERIEELVGVPIHYIGVGPGRDALIIK